A window of Castanea sativa cultivar Marrone di Chiusa Pesio chromosome 8, ASM4071231v1 genomic DNA:
TTGGTATTGAAACCCTTGTGGAGGCACACatactctttctctcttgtttttaGCCGTCCATAATGTTCCCTTACATAATTAAGTGATAAGGTCATCAATTGATTCCATGGGCTGACTTTAGAAGCCTTTTAAGAGAATCACCCATTCTCGATTGATCAAGACTCTGTTCAGAGTGTGTCGAGACATTGTTCAATCGATGGACTATATGTCGAGATTCCAGACAATTCCAAAGGTTAAGCTAATTTTGAGTCATGTCTTCATTGTGAAAACTCAGTTTGCGcaagaataattttcaaattttttggtgTATGATGAAATTGAAACTGCTAGTCAATTGGCATAGTGAAGCAATTGATTGCTAAGACTCATATGAGTCTTGAAtgaacttcttttttcttttttcttttttgagggaAAGTCTTGCATGAACTTGTTACTGGATTTTAACAATTTGAACCATTAGTGTTAACAGGATGTGTCAATAGACAATAGCACAAGAGACAAAGTGGACCACATtctcattttttactttttagattaTCTTATAGTTGTGcgcgtatatatatatatttgtgtgtgcatgtgtgacAGTAAAGTCGGCACAGGTCAGAAAATTAGTGCCTTTTGattgtatatgtatgtgtgCGTGACATTAAAGTTGGTATAGATCACTAAACTTGTGCCTTCTGATTGTATACCAGGTCAGATGGGTGGCAAAATGAtccatttctttcttaattGTAAAGTCCAAAATTGAATCAAATTTATGACTTAATTAGTTAATTGCTGCAGAATATCTATCCAGAGATTAAATAatggccaaaaaaaataaaagcatctGACATTGAACATTTGACATTGTTCATTAATAGAAACGTATATACATTTTCGAAAATTGTATGTTGCTCTTTCTTGCTTCACATGACAAAATACATTGGACAAAGCAGAGAGGAAGACAGATGATACATCTGTTCAAATCACTATTTAAGCTTGAAAGACTGCTTGCTGAAGATATTTGAAAGCTCTCTGATAATCTATGAAACCCATgaaccaaaactcaaaattatcTCTGGTAACTATATTTATGTACTTTTGTGAAGGCTTCTTCACATTCTCACTTTGGTTGACTGTCGATATTTTTCTTACTGGGATCAAGACCTGCAAAAAATTGATATTGCTTAAGTTAGCAGgcatgaagagagagagagagagagagagagagagagagatgtaaaAGATATCATCATGTGAATTACCTTGTAATGTACTCTAATGACTTCTCCATTTGGACAAGAGAATTTGATGGCTTTATCACTGCAAAAAGCAATCTTGTCTGTGGAGATAAAGAGGAGACCTGCTATAGGTCCAGCTGTGGTTGATAAATAGCATTGGGAAGCCTTCAACAGTTTCTCTTCTTCTCTAACACTAAATAACTGCTTGAAGACCTTCTCCACCCCACCTACTTGAAGAATTCTAGCCCCCATGCTCAACTTTCCCTTCAAAGTTTCAGTGATCTTGGGCGCCAACCTCACTACAGTTTCACAAGAAGTATAGTAAGAAAAAAAGTCACTTaacattctttttttatatatatgtttcattCAATGTTATTTCAAGAAGAGTATGTGTAGTACATGCTCAGACTAGTTTGTGATAATATACCACTAGATCCCAAAAGGTTATCTCTTAAAAAacggtgaatttaatcatttaaccgtTGTTCTAACCGTCTGTATAGTTACTGAAAAAACAAGAAGTAGGAAAACGATTTTTAGAATCAACTAGCTAATTACCATCTCAATCCCCAGTAGTATCACTAATATTAACTCTCTCCTTTTTAGTGGAACCCCATAGACAATATCAAATTGTTAATATCACATggaaaacttaaataaaattacttacCATGCTCTTTGACTCCACGCCTAAGCCTGTCTGCTTTTTCTCCAAGTTTGTTCATCCTACTAAGAACTGAGCCTACTTTACCTGCAATATTGAGACGTCACATTAGTAAAACAGCTTTATCTACATAATTGATTGAATGATAGAGTAAAGAAAGAGTTTTACTTCGCTTGCATGTAGAACCACTTAGATTGTCTTGGCTAGAAGGATCAGGCAAGTATTTCTTTGATGACTTCTCAGCTAGGAATGCTGCTGAGCTAAGTACATGTCGCTGAAGGGATTCTTTCATGGCTGATAAGTAGCGCTAAGGTTCACTTCTATGTCTAGTTGGAACAACTTGTGTTGTTGGGAGACTGGTGTAGAATGTTCTCCTCTATCAGAGAACAGGGAAGTGATGCTTATTAAGGTTGTTCATACCTACATCCTGCAAATGTATTTATAAGGATAAAAATACTAGGAATCTCAACTATTTGTTGCATGGGTGATGAGTCATCTATGGCTCATCAATGAGAAAAAAGGCACAGACATAGGCTTGTAAAGATAACTACTTAAGAAAATTTATTGAGAAGCTCAcatgtttggttgtttttagaAAAAGACTTGTAGAAAGGAACAAGTCTTCTTTTATGATTCTTCAATAGATTATCACAAAGGAAGACTTGGTCCAATGGATTTAATGAACCGTGCCCTACAAAATGGGGACTCAGTTGGAATCCATGTGCGCTGGActtatttaaagtttaaatcaTATTTTGGGGGTCAATGTCTTTCTTAACATATAGGTCACCCTGGAAGTGAACCATTTCATTGCATTTCCTTCAACTATGTCTTAAATTCATTGTGTTTGTGACAATTGAATGCAGAATATGTTGAATTGGGGTTGTTGCTATTTTAATCCCATGAGTGGTAATGGCTCCAATTTATGTGAGGAATACGGAAAAATGAGTTATTCTCTCAAATGTTGTCAAAGCAATAGCATTTCATTACATTTTGGTAGAATGAACAATCTCAGACATTAAATATtgttttgattgaattttgagTATTGGCACTTAATGTTGCTTTATCGGAAGAAGACAATAGTGCTTATTTAACACTAGATTAAACTGATTTTATACCCCAGTGGTCCAGGGGTGGCAGTTTATAGTTAAATGGTTCAGGGGAAAGACATTCATTTTGTATATTTGttagttagatttttttttcccttttttttggggggggggggggggtaatgTCTCTCAAGGAATTCTTTGGGAGAGAATAAAATATCCTGATCACTAGATTAAACTAACATGCATCATGCATTGCCTCTTTGGCATTGGAGCTATTTTTCAATCATACAATCTGAACATGCATCACgtattgcttctttttcttatacTGACTATGTGAGAGTGTGTAATTGAAACTTTCTTAGCTGGCATATTAACTTTGTGATGCCAGCCctctttaattattaatataatataagataagataagataagaaaaggaaaggacAAAGGCTCCCGCAATCTATGACTACAAGATATGATTATGATGTGATTTCAGAGTTTGTCCAAATTTACCTTCGGTATGAGATTACATCAATAAGCAGCCCCTTTCTTGAAGATAGCTGactgaatttcttttttttaattattatttttattacacaCACGTGTGTGGCACACATATATGTGGTACATAAGagctttgaaatttttttttatttatagagatATCCTAGTTTTTTCATCATCTGGATTAATCTAATTGTGCCACGTGGATGCTTACCTATTTTCAACAAAACCTAGTGATATATAAGCattaagatagttttttttttttttttttctcataactAGTCTAAGTTAAGCTACTGGTCAAACAATTACAACCCAGGTAGCATGCTGGTTTGTATGATGGAATCGACTACTAGAGCTGATGTAGTTTTCTGCGATGCATCTGTCCTGTTTCTTAGGAATTTCACATGGAATGCTCCACAAAGGGATATTTTTCTTCACAGTTACACTATGCTTATAGGGGCCTCAAGACCAATTGCCTCTTCCTGCTCCACATCTCAGTTTGTAGCTGAATTGCTGAATTTAGTGTCTAAAAGCTTGTCATACTCAAGGAAACACAAGCAACATACCAGGCTTGACTGcataatatatgaaattttggGGAAGCCTAGCAAATAGTACACAAgaatgcttgatttttttttttagcaaaaaaaaaaaaatcaagttaaaTTGTCTTACCAATGCTTGCTACTTTTAGGTACTAATCATCACCCTTTTCTTGGCTCAAATTTATGCTAATCACCACTCAATCTAAGCATTATGAATGTGAACTGTAAAAATAAGCAATTTTATCCAACGAAATCTGAAGCTTTCttaatatgaaattaaatatCACAATTAACATGGATCTGAATATCCATAGCTTTTATTGCATCAGCTACTCTCTCCATTTTCATTGCACGACTACCCTTCACTAAAACAACATCATTACAATCTAGCCTCTTTACGATTTCTAATGCAAGGTTTGCTGCATCATAGGCATGTACAGTATCTAtcttatcaaataaattcaaattctcagCTGCTGCAAAGAACCTCTTCCCAACAAGGCCAACTAAGTCAATCTGGGAATCACAACAATGGTTTAAAATCATCTGATGAGACTCCATCTCCATGGAGCCAAGTTCTAACATGTCTCCAAGTATGGAAACCCTTTTACCACAGCAATCAAAGCTTTTTAGTGAGTCTATGGCAGCTTTGGTGCTAACAGGATTGGCATTGTAGACATCATTTAGTATTTTGATGCCATTTTTGGCAACTTCAAGCTCCAACCTCATGTGAACAGGATAAAATCTTGACAAGCACATCCCAACTTCAAAAAGAGAAGACCCCAAGAGAGTTGTAACCGCTGCTGCAGCACATGCATTGAGTGCCAGATGCAGACCTGGACTAGGAATTAGAAACTCCACCCTGAATATAAACCAGTCATTCATATGAGATATTTGACAgctaaaaaaaacctttttcttttttctttttcttttgataatgcAGGGAACCTTTTTAAAGAAGGGCCCTTGGACTTGCCTCTAGCCAATAACACCTAAAAACAGCATTGACATATGCTCAATTAAGCTTTTAAATATCCAACAACACAATATCTTTCATGGTCTGACAGTTGAGTACGGCATTCCCCAAGCAATCTTTGAAGGAGATTTTGAGATTGTTACAAAGGCTTTGAACAATACAGAGGTTTGCATGGCATGGTAAAATGGACTTAAAAAGGCTTAAATAGTGCTGCTTCAATCATCCGAAGACAAGGCAACACTGTTGCCCATGCATTGGCTCGTAAAGCTAGATCTATTGAGGGTGAACATGTATGGATCAGGTCTGTCTCTACAGACATTCCACTATAACCCTTCCTTTGTTTcatgaataaaatttcttactACTTTTGTGGTGGGGCTTAACATCCTTCTCACATTATCCTTAGCCAGGAAAAAAA
This region includes:
- the LOC142607819 gene encoding GEM-like protein 4, which encodes MKESLQRHVLSSAAFLAEKSSKKYLPDPSSQDNLSGSTCKRSKVGSVLSRMNKLGEKADRLRRGVKEHVRLAPKITETLKGKLSMGARILQVGGVEKVFKQLFSVREEEKLLKASQCYLSTTAGPIAGLLFISTDKIAFCSDKAIKFSCPNGEVIRVHYKVLIPVRKISTVNQSENVKKPSQKYINIVTRDNFEFWFMGFIDYQRAFKYLQQAVFQA